A genomic segment from Malus domestica chromosome 05, GDT2T_hap1 encodes:
- the LOC114825039 gene encoding putative F-box protein At1g47790 has translation MMRYYQRRQRPTQVSSELPFEIIVEILSWLPVLSLLRFKCVCKQWFLLLQDYKFIAKHRDRTCYTLPPSYHCERDKKLFATVCDENFVLKCCCSGLSLEKSTTSQVCRIRNPATRKVLYLPDAQVCDTEFMDLGFNSLTGECKVSCVYFNRAQKEVGVEVITVGKDETWRPLHKQNQNWLRRGKAVLTQSCCGEDKVEWALHLPEIITEGHDMCLQIHSLDLWSECLTTSTLPEGVFVDLENLQTFLWDNRPAVADIVGGDLHILVLVDFKEHKWSQNKIIVPLKNLKVDDTILTDEIVIKRACSNTLKFQNGAQLISYDMEKKTVMVFDSLELLKKRIALLKSTLISLKEMRSEINGVQD, from the coding sequence ATGATGCGTTACTACCAACGAAGACAAAGGCCGACACAAGTTTCGTCAGAGCTTCCCTTTGAAATTATCGTTGAGATTTTGAGTTGGCTTCCTGTGCTGTCTTTGCTGAGATTCAAGTGCGTGTGCAAGCAATGGTTTTTGTTGCTTCAAGACTACAAGTTCATTGCAAAACACAGAGATCGGACCTGTTACACCCTCCCACCTTCTTATCATTGCGAACGGGATAAAAAATTGTTTGCGACTGTTTGCGATGAAAATTTCGTGCTTAAATGTTGTTGTTCTGGCTTGTCTTTGGAGAAGAGTACAACATCTCAAGTTTGCCGTATTAGAAATCCTGCAACCCGCAAAGTGCTTTACTTGCCTGATGCACAAGTGTGTGACACAGAATTTATGGACCTCGGTTTCAATTCACTAACTGGTGAGTGTAAAGTGTCATGTGTTTATTTCAATAGGGCACAGAAAGAGGTAGGTGTTGAAGTGATAACAGTTGGAAAGGACGAAACATGGAGACCTTTGCACAAGCAAAACCAGAATTGGCTGCGACGAGGCAAAGCGGTGCTGACTCAATCTTGTTGTGGGGAAGATAAGGTTGAATGGGCTCTTCATTTACCCGAAATTATAACCGAGGGGCATGATATGTGCTTACAAATTCATTCTCTTGATCTGTGGAGTGAATGTCTCACCACTTCTACTCTGCCTGAAGGAGTTTTCGTAGATTTGGAGAATCTCCAGACGTTTCTTTGGGATAACCGTCCAGCCGTTGCTGATATAGTAGGGGGAGACCTTCACATCTTGGTGTTGGTAGACTTCAAGGAACACAAATGGAGTCAAAACAAGATCATCGTTCCCTTGAAAAATTTAAAGGTCGACGACACAATTTTGACAGATGAAATTGTTATTAAACGAGCTTGTTCAAATACACTAAAGTTTCAAAATGGAGCACAACTTATTTCCTATGACATGGAAAAGAAGACTGTTATGGTTTTTGACAGTTTAGAACTCTTGAAGAAACGAATAGCTCTACTTAAGTCAACCCTCATCTCTCTCAAGGAAATGAGATCAGAGATTAACGGAGTACAAGACTAG
- the LOC103434633 gene encoding probable transcription factor At1g61730 — MAPKRPSPLDEPPAASSSEGQEVSSEEEEGEEEESGSGSDSEPEEPLPPKTSSSAPVAEKKPPPKKPDSSAANSKPQSSSSGSEDDSDSDVDKDLVVKPIASKPMEETPKTKKPRSKPAATATPAAKSGSKRPSETEPKDSKRPKKKGAATEQDPDQVEEEAKKSKLFQRIWSDEDEVIILKGMVDYTSKKGADPYSDMGAFHDFIKKSLKVDVNKSQLQAKIRRLKKKYATNVKKKKYNLTKPHDQKVFDLSKKVWGGSGEGPSGDNGPSEQPKSNGKARNTKTLASIKADILSSPERSKEAAKLDLGLNPCSLESLSEVIGFDKSFRELGLPEGVVKQGLELIGESKRAELKDKWRKLHVAELELFVKRSELMRDQTKVILEALKSSGH, encoded by the coding sequence ATGGCTCCCAAACGCCCATCTCCGCTGGACGAACCGCCGGCAGCTTCTTCGTCGGAAGGTCAGGAAGTCtcgtcggaggaagaagaaggggaagaagaggAATCCGGATCTGGGTCAGATTCCGAACCCGAAGAGCCTCTGCCTCCGAAGACCTCGTCTTCAGCACCGGTTGCCGAGAAGAAGCCACCGCCCAAGAAACCGGACTCCTCTGCCGCCAATTCCAAGCCGCAGTCTTCATCCTCTGGTTCCGAGGACGATTCCGATTCCGATGTGGATAAGGATTTGGTGGTGAAGCCGATTGCTTCGAAGCCAATGGAAGAGACGCCGAAGACAAAGAAGCCCAGATCAAAGCCCGCGGCTACTGCTACGCCGGCGGCGAAATCCGGGTCCAAACGGCCCAGCGAGACCGAGCCCAAGGATTCAAAGCGGCCAAAGAAGAAGGGAGCTGCGACGGAGCAGGATCCGGACCAGGTCGAGGAGGAAGCGAAGAAGTCCAAGCTGTTCCAGAGGATTTGGAGCGATGAGGATGAGGTAATTATCTTGAAAGGCATGGTTGATTATACCAGCAAGAAAGGGGCGGACCCGTATTCCGATATGGGTGCGTTCCATGACTTTATCAAGAAATCGCTGAAGGTGGATGTGAACAAATCCCAATTGCAAGCTAAGATTCGTCGGCTGAAGAAGAAGTATGCGACtaatgtgaagaagaagaagtataATCTTACAAAACCTCATGACCAGAAGGTGTTTGACTTGTCGAAGAAGGTATGGGGCGGCAGCGGCGAAGGGCCCAGTGGTGACAACGGGCCATCTGAACAGCCAAAGTCTAATGGGAAGGCTAGGAATACCAAGACTCTGGCTTCGATAAAAGCTGATATTTTGAGCTCACCGGAGCGTTCAAAAGAGGCCGCGAAGTTGGATTTGGGTCTGAATCCGTGCTCTTTGGAAAGTTTGAGTGAGGTGATTGGGTTTGACAAGAGTTTCAGGGAGCTGGGATTACCGGAGGGTGTGGTGAAACAAGGTTTGGAGTTGATTGGAGAGTCCAAGAGAGCTGAGTTGAAGGACAAGTGGAGGAAGCTGCATGTTGCTGAATTGGAGCTTTTTGTGAAGCGGAGCGAGTTAATGAGAGATCAGACGAAGGTGATTCTGGAGGCTTTAAAGTCATCCGGCCATTAG